One window of the Lysobacter sp. S4-A87 genome contains the following:
- a CDS encoding DUF805 domain-containing protein, which translates to MHVNSTRLRELRTARQWSQEQLAKLSGLNLRTIQRLESGAKISTESLRALAAVFEVPAESLLAGDPSPSQPALDAMREGVLRGLDFTGTTPRADFWWFALAVAMLLAVAQVLAEAVGQLPLQIASLLVLLPWVAACTRRLRDAGLNPWWQLISLAPVGGILVLLYLLTYPTKAAEPVEGTAG; encoded by the coding sequence ATGCACGTCAACAGCACCCGCCTTCGAGAACTACGCACTGCCCGCCAATGGTCGCAGGAGCAACTGGCCAAACTGAGTGGCTTGAACCTGCGGACCATCCAGCGCCTCGAGTCAGGCGCGAAGATTTCGACGGAATCCTTGCGGGCACTGGCTGCCGTCTTCGAGGTGCCGGCCGAGAGCCTGCTGGCAGGCGATCCGTCGCCGAGCCAGCCGGCCCTGGACGCGATGCGCGAAGGCGTGCTTCGCGGCCTGGACTTCACCGGCACGACGCCACGCGCTGATTTCTGGTGGTTCGCGCTCGCCGTGGCAATGCTGCTGGCCGTCGCCCAGGTACTGGCCGAAGCTGTCGGTCAGTTGCCCCTGCAGATCGCCTCATTGCTTGTGCTGCTGCCGTGGGTCGCGGCGTGCACCCGGCGCCTGCGTGACGCCGGCCTCAATCCCTGGTGGCAGCTCATCAGCTTGGCGCCGGTGGGAGGCATCCTGGTGCTGCTCTATCTGCTGACCTACCCGACCAAGGCAGCGGAACCCGTCGAGGGGACAGCGGGCTGA